GAGGCCGAGGGCCGCGACCTGCTCGTTTCCGCGCAGACCGGCTCAGGCAAGACGGTGGCGTTCGGCGTGGCCATGGCGGCGGACCTGCTGGCGGCCTGCTCCGTTCCCGATGGCAACAAGGCGCCGCGTGCGCTGGTGATCGCGCCCACGCGCGAGCTGGCGTTGCAGGTCAGCAAGGAACTTGCCTGGCTGTTCGGCAAGGCAGGCCTGCGCATCGTCACCTGCGTCGGCGGGATGGACCCGGTGCGCGAACGGCGCGCGCTGTTCCAGGGCTCGGACATCGTCGTCGGCACGCCCGGCCGCCTGCGCGATCATCTGGAGCGCGGCGCGCTCGACCTCTCTGCCGCCGCCTTCGCGGTGCTCGACGAGGCGGACGAGATGCTCGACATGGGCTTCCGCGACGATCTCGAGGAACTGCTAGACGCGACGCCCGAAGGCCGCCGCACTTTCCTGTTTTCCGCCACCATGCCCAAGCCGATCCAGGCGCTGGCCAAGCGCTACCAGCGCGATGCCTTGCGCGTCTCGACGATCGACGAACGGCAGGGCCATGGCGACATCGCCTACGAGGTGGTGACCGTTTCGCCGGCCGACATCGAGCACGCCGTCATCAACCTGCTGCGCTTCCATGAAGCGGAAACGGCGATGCTTTTTTGCGCCACGCGCGACAACGTGCGGCATCTTCACGCGACGCTGGTCGAACGTGGCTTCGCCGCCGTGGCGCTTTCGGGCGAGCACAGCCAGAACGAGCGCAACCATGCACTTCAGGCGCTGCGCGATGGCCGCGCACGTGTCTGCGTGGCGACCGACGTGGCCGCGCGGGGCATCGATGTCGCCACGCTCAGCCTGGTGATCCACGTGGAGGTGCCGCGCGATGCCGAAGTGCTGCAGCACCGTTCCGGCCGCACCGGCCGCGCCGGGCGCAAGGGTACCGCCGTGCTGATCGTGCCCTATCCGCGCCGCCGCCGGGTGGAAGGCATGTTGCGCGCCGCGCGCATTTCCGCCGACTGGATCGCGGTGCCCGATGCCGAGGTGATCCGCCAGCGTGATCGTGAGCGCCTACTCGAAATTCTCACGCAACCGGTGGAAGCGAGCGAGGCCGATCTCGCGCTGGCCGGTGAACTGCTGTCCCGCCGCGACGCGATCGAGATTGCCGCCGCGCTGGTGCAGGCGCACCGCAAGGCGATGCCCGAGCCCGAGGAGCTGATCGACATCTCCACGCGCGAAGGGAAGCCGGAGCGGGGCAAGGAGCATCACCGCGAAGGCTTCGACGATATCGTATGGTTCCGCATGGATATCGGCCGCCGCCAGAATGCCGATCCGCGTTGGATCCTGCCGCTGCTGTGTCGCCGCGGGCACATCACCCGCAACGAGGTGGGCGCGATCCGCATCGCCGCCAACGAGACCTGGTTCCAGATTCCCCGTGCCCTGGAAGCGCGCTTCGTCGCGGCGGTGAAGCGCACCGCGCGCGAGGACGCCGGGGACGAAGGCGGCGTGACGATCGAGCTGGCGGCCGAGCCGCCCCGCGATACCGCGCGGCGCAACGCGCGCCAGCAGCGGGGTAGCCCCAACGACGGCCCCAACGACCGGCCTCGCCCCAACGGTCCGCGTGGCCATCACGGCGCGCCCAAGCCGCATCGCCCGAGTGGCCCCGGCTCCGAAAAGCGCCCGCACCGGAAGGGCAAGCCGGCGCACGCGCGTTAGGATAGCGCGCGCGGTCTGTGTCCTCAGCCCGGCGTGACCAGCGGCGCCAGCGCGATGACCGCGCCGGTCAGGGCAATCAGCCCGCCAATGGCAAGCTGCGCGGGGGGCACGATCTGCCGCACGGGCAAGGCGATGGCGTTTTCGATCTGTTTCATGCGTTCATGATGGGGGCGGCCGCTGCGAAAGTCTCGCGGATTTCCCCGATCACTGTGATCCACGATGTTGCTGGCGCTTTTACGAGGCGAAATCTCCGCGTGTGGTGATGTCAGCCCGGCACCCAGTTGCCGTGGAAGCCTGCCGGCACGCGATGCGGCAGGTGGACCACGCCGACCGGCGGATCTTCGAAGCGCATGGCGTCCAGCACCACGAAATCGGTGGTGTCGTTCGCCATGTCCACGACGAAACCCACCAACCAACCTTCACCTTCCACCGCATCTTCGGACGCGGGGACGAACACGAATTCGCCCGGATGCCGGCGCGGACCGAAATCGTGAACCTGCCGCGTGCCCTCCACCAGATCGTGCCGGAACAGCCGGGTATCACCGATGAATTCCGCCGCCGGATCGGTGGGCACGGCCATGGCATAGGCATAGCGATAGGGCTGGCCGAAGCGGCGTTCGTCGGGACGGGGGAATTCCTGAGGGTGGAATCGATCGTGGTGATCGCCACCGTCCCGGTCACGGGATCGATCGTCCAGCGCTCCAGCCCGCGGGCCGCGCCGTCCGGGCCGACGGCTTCCGGGCCGAACATTGTGCCATAAGCGCAGACATCCATGATGACCGCGCCGTCCGCCCGGTCATAGGCGTTGGCGACGTGGAACACGCTGCATGGCTCCACGTCGCACCAGATCACGTCCGCCGCCGCGCCGTTTCGCGGCAGCAGCCCCACGCGCGCGCGGTGCTGCGGGTTCCAGCGATAGGGGAAGGGTTCGCCCGCCATCGCCGCCGGTAGCGAGAAGGTCACGGGCAGGTCCAGGATCACCACGTAGCGCGCGGTGATCGCACAATCGTGGATCATCGGGCCGTGTTCCACCGGGATCGCCAGTTCGCGCGTCACCTTGCCGTGGGCGTCGACAACGACATGGCGGACTTCGCCGGGATTGTGCGCGCTATAGCAAATCGCGTGGTTCTCTCCGGTCAGCGGGTCGAGATGCGGGTGCGCGGTGTAGGAGCCGAGCAGCGTGCCGCCGAAGGCATCGTACTGCTGGTCACCCAGCGTGGGACCAAGCTTCACCGGATAGCTGCCGGCTTCGACCAGCGCGTAAGTCTGCCCGCCGATCGCAAGGACGTTGGTGTTCACGGTGTCGAACAGGTTGCGCGGGCCGGGGGCCTTGGGCACGCCGAGCGCCTCGCCCACCCGTTCCGACCGGATCCAGCGGTTGCGATACCAATGCGCCCGGCCATTCGCGAGCTTCAGCCCGTGGACCATGCCATCGCCCGAGAACCAGTGATAGTTCGCCGGATCGGGCGCGATCGGGTTGGGGCCGATGCGCAGGTAGCAGCCGTCCAGCGCGGTGGGGATCGTACCGTCCACCGCGAGGTCGGTGATCGTGTGTTCCGCCGCCATCGGACGGTGGATGCCCGAAAGGAAGGGATGGTCGGAAACGGGAGCGGGCGCGCAGGCCAGTTCCTCGTCGATTTTGGTGGCCATGATCGTCTCCCTATGTTTACGGTGTGAACATGACGAGTAATGATAACAGTGTCAACATCGATCGGAAGTACCACCACGGCGATCTGCGCGCGGCGCTTATCGAGGCCGGCCTGGGCTTGCTTGAAACGCGCGCGGCGGACGATCTCTCGCTGCGCGAGGTGGCCCGCGCCGTGGGAGTCAGCGCGACCTCCGTCTATCGCCATTTCCCCGACAAGGCGGCGCTGCTGGCGGCGCTCGCGGCGGACGGGCTGGAGCGGCTCAGCGCGGCGCAACGGCGGGCGGCTGAGGCGGCAGGTGGCGGAGCGGCCGGCTTTGCCGCGACGGGGCGGGC
The Novosphingobium sp. EMRT-2 genome window above contains:
- a CDS encoding DEAD/DEAH box helicase gives rise to the protein MPFSTLPESVAAALAERGYQAPTPVQAAVLEPEAEGRDLLVSAQTGSGKTVAFGVAMAADLLAACSVPDGNKAPRALVIAPTRELALQVSKELAWLFGKAGLRIVTCVGGMDPVRERRALFQGSDIVVGTPGRLRDHLERGALDLSAAAFAVLDEADEMLDMGFRDDLEELLDATPEGRRTFLFSATMPKPIQALAKRYQRDALRVSTIDERQGHGDIAYEVVTVSPADIEHAVINLLRFHEAETAMLFCATRDNVRHLHATLVERGFAAVALSGEHSQNERNHALQALRDGRARVCVATDVAARGIDVATLSLVIHVEVPRDAEVLQHRSGRTGRAGRKGTAVLIVPYPRRRRVEGMLRAARISADWIAVPDAEVIRQRDRERLLEILTQPVEASEADLALAGELLSRRDAIEIAAALVQAHRKAMPEPEELIDISTREGKPERGKEHHREGFDDIVWFRMDIGRRQNADPRWILPLLCRRGHITRNEVGAIRIAANETWFQIPRALEARFVAAVKRTAREDAGDEGGVTIELAAEPPRDTARRNARQQRGSPNDGPNDRPRPNGPRGHHGAPKPHRPSGPGSEKRPHRKGKPAHAR
- a CDS encoding carotenoid oxygenase family protein, which translates into the protein MRLWHNVRPGSRRPGRRGPRAGALDDRSRDRDGGDHHDRFHPQEFPRPDERRFGQPYRYAYAMAVPTDPAAEFIGDTRLFRHDLVEGTRQVHDFGPRRHPGEFVFVPASEDAVEGEGWLVGFVVDMANDTTDFVVLDAMRFEDPPVGVVHLPHRVPAGFHGNWVPG
- a CDS encoding TetR/AcrR family transcriptional regulator, which produces MTSNDNSVNIDRKYHHGDLRAALIEAGLGLLETRAADDLSLREVARAVGVSATSVYRHFPDKAALLAALAADGLERLSAAQRRAAEAAGGGAAGFAATGRAYVRFALANPALFRMIFTSAPPSADHIDGTDAMAFLRANAAQAAGAAPDSRAAEVRSIWAWSLVHGLAMLMLDGQVPADESLVDEVVALG